A genome region from Carya illinoinensis cultivar Pawnee chromosome 2, C.illinoinensisPawnee_v1, whole genome shotgun sequence includes the following:
- the LOC122294915 gene encoding uncharacterized protein LOC122294915 → MSTILAPFQLLELNLISAQDLANVSRSMRTYAVAWVHPDRKLSTRVDSQGDNNPTWNDKFVFRVDDEFLHSDTSAVMIEIYALHWFRDVHVGTVRVLVGNLIPNLPGRSHNENNNQVKVGMRFVALQVRRPSGRPQGILNIGVGILNSSMRSMPLYSQLNSSGAVGYRHLMGEEDSHLQGGSLQTGVSKPSIRRTKSDTSSMIASDLRTSEFRAVQQKSNLNSSSMVNGSEVGPMKKKIWSRASSLISGSEVGRGRKNKNKIEYSSIISVSEVYGMEAPNIGKTAKPYGRPSSVISGSEVGWDPTPKKGREKASNGRSSSVHSSPEVAAEVYPTPKRVVLNANPVKEIDNWSESDVEKPKVRLSTLEKAGFDLDFGAPRKATTPMHPRMTPSHTRVTPKHPLATPVHPRASATATPMRAKSFHKFNGLLEYATPRRSTMREYATTPRRSTKAFLTESELGPSPSEVAAEMAKVQRLDEEGSSIIGGAPSMDESVEGLQSKLERWRTELPPVCDRGVEFSSIRSSNRHPRRNTDSGNGLFSCFSNICGCQCQIVCGGDQPTGGSTVGSRKKGNASERIRRNSSADDVCFI, encoded by the coding sequence ATGTCAACCATTTTAGCACCGTTCCAGCTCCTGGAACTCAATCTCATATCGGCACAAGACCTCGCAAATGTATCGCGTTCCATGCGGACGTACGCTGTGGCGTGGGTCCATCCGGACCGGAAACTTTCGACCCGGGTGGACTCTCAGGGCGATAACAACCCCACCTGGAACGACAAGTTCGTCTTCCGCGTCGACGACGAGTTTCTCCACTCCGACACCTCCGCAGTCATGATTGAGATTTACGCCCTCCACTGGTTCCGAGACGTCCACGTGGGCACCGTCCGTGTCCTCGTCGGTAATCTCATCCCGAACCTTCCCGGCAGGTCGCACAACGAAAACAACAACCAGGTAAAGGTCGGAATGAGGTTCGTGGCTCTGCAGGTCCGGAGGCCATCGGGTCGGCCACAGGGGATTCTGAATATCGGCGTGGGAATTCTCAACAGTTCCATGCGGAGCATGCCGTTGTACTCTCAGCTCAATTCCTCGGGGGCCGTGGGATATCGCCATCTGATGGGCGAGGAGGACTCCCATCTTCAAGGCGGTTCTCTTCAGACGGGTGTTTCGAAGCCTTCGATAAGGCGCACCAAGAGTGACACCAGCTCCATGATCGCATCAGATCTCCGGACGTCAGAATTTCGGGCTGTCCAACAGAAATCCAATCTAAATTCGAGCTCCATGGTCAACGGCTCTGAAGTGGGtccaatgaaaaagaaaatatggtcCAGAGCAAGTTCGTTGATCAGCGGCTCGGAAGTCGGAAGGGGTAGgaagaacaagaacaaaatAGAGTACAGCTCCATCATTAGTGTCTCCGAAGTTTATGGCATGGAAGCTCCAAACATAGGTAAAACCGCAAAACCTTACGGGAGACCAAGTTCGGTAATCAGCGGCTCGGAAGTTGGATGGGATCCAACACCTAAGAAAGGCCGGGAAAAGGCTAGTAATGGCAGATCGAGTTCTGTGCACAGTTCGCCGGAAGTAGCTGCAGAGGTTTATCCGACGCCGAAACGGGTGGTATTAAACGCAAACCCCGTTAAAGAAATCGACAACTGGTCTGAGTCGGACGTGGAGAAACCCAAGGTGAGACTGAGCACTCTTGAGAAAGCTGGCTTCGACTTGGATTTCGGGGCCCCGAGAAAAGCCACAACTCCCATGCACCCACGTATGACTCCCAGTCATACACGTGTGACTCCAAAGCATCCACTTGCGACCCCGGTCCACCCCCGCGCTAGTGCTACCGCTACGCCCATGCGGGCGAAATCCTTCCACAAGTTCAACGGGCTATTGGAGTACGCAACGCCGCGAAGGTCGACGATGAGGGAATACGCCACCACCCCACGCAGGTCGACGAAGGCTTTCTTGACGGAGTCTGAACTGGGTCCTTCTCCGTCGGAGGTTGCGGCGGAGATGGCGAAGGTGCAACGACTGGACGAGGAAGGGAGCTCGATCATTGGCGGGGCGCCCAGTATGGATGAGAGCGTGGAGGGGCTACAGTCGAAGCTGGAAAGGTGGCGGACGGAGCTCCCGCCGGTGTGCGACCGGGGTGTTGAGTTCTCGAGCATAAGGTCCAGTAATCGACACCCGCGGCGTAACACCGACAGCGGCAATGGATTGTTCTCGTGCTTCAGCAACATATGCGGGTGTCAATGTCAGATCGTTTGCGGTGGAGATCAGCCGACGGGTGGGTCGACGGTCGGGTCGAGGAAGAAAGGTAATGCCAGCGAGCGCATCCGCCGGAATTCCTCGGCCGACGATGTATGCTTTATCTGA
- the LOC122300633 gene encoding nuclear transport factor 2-like: MASPFTIPVTANQVGTYFVGQYYHVLQHQPDFVYQFYSESSTMLRIDGNTRETATAMLQIHALAMSLGYTGIEIKTANSLESWNGGVLVMVSGSVQIKDFSGKRNFVQTFFLAPQEKGYFVLNDIFHFVDDEPIHHHSAVLLAQSKLDSKLNAPAAISDPVSNYLLGGEVQAREFVAPTEVKENGIVDNYSFAKQRLQQVPDSEDILENIAVEESNGLLQNTLNAVDQGQLPSAVEEPVGEPQKHTYASILLVAKGQPTQIVASQPSANKSAPLPSEWDHASQPTTQQSIASTNTFERFVAEVPEEVPTVEDEDEIKSVYVRNLPPSVSASEVEEEFKNFGKLSDEGVVIRSRKDVGVCYAFVEFEDMTGVQNAVKAGSVHIAGRQVYIEERRPNSNIPSRGTRRGRGRVSYQAEAPRGRFGSRNFGRGSGYEGVDRDYNKPRGNGFYRPGPRQERGLPGHQVSRSGQNPQEPFN; this comes from the exons ATGGCCTCGCCGTTTACCATTCCGGTCACTGCTAATCAG GTGGGGACTTATTTTGTGGGGCAGTACTACCATGTTTTGCAGCACCAACCCGACTTTGTATACCAGTTCTATTCCGAGTCCAGTACCATGCTTCGTATCGATGGCAACACACGCGAGACCGCTACTGCAATGCTT CAAATCCATGCACTTGCTATGTCACTTGGTTATACTGGAATTGAAATCAAGACGGCAAATTCTCTGGAATCTTGGAATGGAGGTGTTCTTGTGATGGTTTCAGGTTCAGTGCAAATTAAGGATTTCAGCGGAAAGAGGAACTTCGTGCAGACGTTTTTCCTTGCGCCTCAGGAAAAAGGCTATTTTGTGCTTAATGACATTTTTCACTTTGTTGATGATGAACCAATTCACCACCATTCAGCAGTGTTGTTAGCCCAGAGCAAACTTGATTCCAAATTAAATGCTCCTGCTGCTATTTCAGATCCAG TGTCCAATTATTTGCTTGGTGGCGAAGTCCAGGCAAGAGAGTTTGTGGCTCCTacagaagtaaaagaaaatggtATAGTTGACAATTATAGTTTTGCAAAGCAACGATTGCAGCAAGTCCCTGATTCTGAAGACATTCTGGAGAACATTGCTGTGGAAGAGTCAAATGGTTTACTTCAGAATACTCTAAATGCTGTAGACCAAGGCCAACTGCCTTCTGCAGTCGAGGAACCTGTTGGAGAGCCCCAAAAGCACACTTATGCTTCTATT ttacTAGTAGCCAAGGGTCAACCCACACAAATAGTTGCTTCACAGCCTTCTGCTAACAAAAGTGCACCTCTTCCTTCAGAGTGGGATCATGCATCACAGCCCACCACTCAGCAATCAATTGCGTCAACAAATACATTTGAAAGGTTTGTAGCAGAGGTGCCAGAGGAGGTACCCACGGTGGAAGATGAAG ACGAAATCAAGTCTGTTTATGTGAGAAACTTGCCACCTTCTGTATCTGCTTCTGAAGTGGAGGAGGAATTCAAGAATTTTGGTAAACTCAGTGATGAGGGTGTGGTCATAAGAAGTCGCAAG GATGTTGGTGTTTGCTATGCCTTTGTTGAATTTGAAGATATGACTGGTGTTCAGAATGCTGTCAAG GCGGGTTCTGTTCACATTGCTGGACGACAAGTATACATTGAAGAGCGGAGACCAAACAGCAATATTCCATCTCGGGGAACAA GGAGGGGCAGGGGCAGGGTTAGCTACCAAGCAGAGGCACCCAGGGGGCGTTTTGGATCTCGGAATTTTGGTAGGGGAAGTGGTTATGAAGGGGTTGACCGGGACTACAACAAACCAAGAGGAAATGGTTTCTATCGGCCTGGTCCCCGGCAAGAGAGGGGGTTGCCAGGACACCAAGTATCAAGAAGTGGACAAAATCCCCAAGAGCCATTTAATTAG
- the LOC122300634 gene encoding 28 kDa ribonucleoprotein, chloroplastic-like, with protein MAATAAASVGSYFSSSIHTLKCVRSNHCPSHPPQIRISSTRMLASISHSSRLEHLSVCGISSKWRFLRLSAAVDQEEVAVTADLEEGLGEEEDNGGEEVLDGEAESPVNTKLYFGNLPYSVDSAQLAGIIQDFGSPELIEVLYDRYTGRSRGFAFVTMSSVEDCDAVIQNLDGKEYMGRTLRVNFSDKPKAKDPLYPETDHKLFVGNLSWSVTSESLTLAFQEYGNVVGARVLYDGETGRSRGYGFVCYSTKSEMETALDTLNGAELEGRAMRVSLAQGKRS; from the exons ATGGCAGCCACTGCAGCCGCGTCTGTGGGCTCATATTTCTCTTCATCCATCCACACCCTCAAATGTGTCCGCTCTAATCACTGCCCATCTCACCCTCCTCAAATAAGAATTTCATCAACCCGCATGTTAGCATCCATATCTCATTCTTCCAGGCTCGAACACCTTTCAGTCTGCGGCATCTCGAGCAAGTGGCGGTTTCTGAGGTTATCAGCTGCTGTTGATCAGGAAGAGGTGGCAGTGACAGCTGATTTAGAAGAAGGGTTGGGTGAAGAGGAGGATAACGGAGGAGAGGAAGTGTTGGATGGAGAGGCTGAAAGTCCTGTGAACACTAAGCTTTACTTTGGGAATCTGCCTTATAGTGTGGACAGTGCCCAGCTTGCTGGCATCATTCAGGACTTTGGAAGCCCAGAGCTGATTGAG GTTCTGTATGACAGGTACACTGGGAGAAGCAGAGGATTTGCATTTGTGACCATGAGTAGTGTTGAAGATTGTGATGCTGTTATTCAAAATCTGGATGGAAAA GAATATATGGGCCGAACCTTGAGGGTGAATTTTTCGGACAAACCTAAAGCTAAAGATCCTTTGTATCCCGAAACTGATCATAAGCTTTTTGTTGGGAATTTGTCCTGGTCAGTAACGTCGGAGAGTTTGACACTAGCATTTCAGGAGTATGGAAATGTGGTTGGAGCAAGGGTTCTGTATGATGGAGAGACAGGAAGGTCACGTGGTTACGGTTTTGTATGCTACTCCACAAAATCAGAGATGGAAACTGCCCTCGACACTCTTAATGGAGCA GAGCTAGAAGGAAGAGCAATGCGAGTAAGCCTGGCTCAAGGAAAAAGATCATAA
- the LOC122300635 gene encoding uncharacterized protein LOC122300635 isoform X3 produces the protein MEDRMYPKVKVKVKEQNDQDDPKGSSLFPLNDDSCFPVEHEDLSPLCVAKIPISYVPNAPMPTISEPEGVGKNDKKIDKDDNINNRASSILRPRAILSSPDNDVTIGNKNRSKKVKQPSPLKNPNLVQSRHVHCKAISSGITERPFNTRISKDADDGKSDLRGKKGSALSVPSQKKYLRTVKPSSMGT, from the exons ATGGAAGACAGAa TGTATCCGAAGGTGAAGGTGAAGGTGAAGGAACAGAACGACCAAGATGATCCTAAGGGAAGTTCTTTGTTTCCGTTGAATGATGATTCTTGTTTTCCAG TGGAGCATGAAGACCTTTCTCCACTATGTGTAGCAAAAATTCCAATCTCTTATGTACCGAATGCACCTATGCCAACAATTTCTGAACCTGAAG GAGTAGGGaagaatgataagaaaattgacaaggatgataatataaataatagggCCAGTTCAATTCTGCGTCCACGTGCCATTTTATCTAGTCCAG ATAATGATGTGACGATTGGAAACAAGAATAGGAGTAAAAAGGTGAAACAACCTTCACCTTTGAAGAATCCTAACTTGGTTCAAAGCAGACATGTGCACTGTAAGGCTATCTCAAGCGGCATAACTGAAAGGCCTTTTAATACAAGGATTTCCAAGGATGCTGATGACGGTAAGAGCGACCTTAGAGGAAAGAAAGGGTCGGCATTATCAGTTCCAAGTCAGAAAAAATATCTTAGAACCGTGAAACCAAGCTCTATGGGAACTTAG
- the LOC122300635 gene encoding uncharacterized protein LOC122300635 isoform X2 produces MEDRSVYPKVKVKVKEQNDQDDPKGSSLFPLNDDSCFPVEHEDLSPLCVAKIPISYVPNAPMPTISEPEGVGKNDKKIDKDDNINNRASSILRPRAILSSPDNDVTIGNKNRSKKVKQPSPLKNPNLVQSRHVHCKAISSGITERPFNTRISKDADDGKSDLRGKKGSALSVPSQKKYLRTVKPSSMGT; encoded by the exons ATGGAAGACAGAagtg TGTATCCGAAGGTGAAGGTGAAGGTGAAGGAACAGAACGACCAAGATGATCCTAAGGGAAGTTCTTTGTTTCCGTTGAATGATGATTCTTGTTTTCCAG TGGAGCATGAAGACCTTTCTCCACTATGTGTAGCAAAAATTCCAATCTCTTATGTACCGAATGCACCTATGCCAACAATTTCTGAACCTGAAG GAGTAGGGaagaatgataagaaaattgacaaggatgataatataaataatagggCCAGTTCAATTCTGCGTCCACGTGCCATTTTATCTAGTCCAG ATAATGATGTGACGATTGGAAACAAGAATAGGAGTAAAAAGGTGAAACAACCTTCACCTTTGAAGAATCCTAACTTGGTTCAAAGCAGACATGTGCACTGTAAGGCTATCTCAAGCGGCATAACTGAAAGGCCTTTTAATACAAGGATTTCCAAGGATGCTGATGACGGTAAGAGCGACCTTAGAGGAAAGAAAGGGTCGGCATTATCAGTTCCAAGTCAGAAAAAATATCTTAGAACCGTGAAACCAAGCTCTATGGGAACTTAG
- the LOC122300635 gene encoding uncharacterized protein LOC122300635 isoform X1, translated as MGSSLFVFFFFGDLEVYPKVKVKVKEQNDQDDPKGSSLFPLNDDSCFPVEHEDLSPLCVAKIPISYVPNAPMPTISEPEGVGKNDKKIDKDDNINNRASSILRPRAILSSPDNDVTIGNKNRSKKVKQPSPLKNPNLVQSRHVHCKAISSGITERPFNTRISKDADDGKSDLRGKKGSALSVPSQKKYLRTVKPSSMGT; from the exons ATGGGTTCttctctttttgtgtttttctttttcgggGACCTTGAAGTGTATCCGAAGGTGAAGGTGAAGGTGAAGGAACAGAACGACCAAGATGATCCTAAGGGAAGTTCTTTGTTTCCGTTGAATGATGATTCTTGTTTTCCAG TGGAGCATGAAGACCTTTCTCCACTATGTGTAGCAAAAATTCCAATCTCTTATGTACCGAATGCACCTATGCCAACAATTTCTGAACCTGAAG GAGTAGGGaagaatgataagaaaattgacaaggatgataatataaataatagggCCAGTTCAATTCTGCGTCCACGTGCCATTTTATCTAGTCCAG ATAATGATGTGACGATTGGAAACAAGAATAGGAGTAAAAAGGTGAAACAACCTTCACCTTTGAAGAATCCTAACTTGGTTCAAAGCAGACATGTGCACTGTAAGGCTATCTCAAGCGGCATAACTGAAAGGCCTTTTAATACAAGGATTTCCAAGGATGCTGATGACGGTAAGAGCGACCTTAGAGGAAAGAAAGGGTCGGCATTATCAGTTCCAAGTCAGAAAAAATATCTTAGAACCGTGAAACCAAGCTCTATGGGAACTTAG
- the LOC122300636 gene encoding uncharacterized protein LOC122300636: MWRRLGSAWNVRRGFSSAVRQRIEDEGDWSYSSEWWRADSDGHTVFRSISDKGNGLVSVVAYPSSQPNDVHWPEMERWLQRRQLEVLPVCEREGRFRILGYQWRALRFNDDTRQSTVKVMAAYRESEPGSVCLMQQPHCLAVPYLKSMLSAGLATIASCSYDIIEKAVHGKKTMNILCIGHGGGSLPLFLASKIKGALIHVVEIDPLVISASIKAMGFPAFSVMTQSGQRVFSKPNAIDEVLWKGIHEKLYLYESDAENFVLDNNNLYDMIFIDAYDGDDIFPRKLWDPNSPFLKALSTQLHPEHGTVVVNLHSDSELLNPDGSVPSVLEQILPMGKYVSRIARAYKDVLVGNGKEGSGLGFTVSVPWVCNTSLVVCRGLQKSGGHLNRDFFMNTIMSKSLEVENLLDLPFSCLQYIKRGLMLVD; encoded by the exons ATGTGGCGCAGGTTGGGATCCGCATGGAACGTCCGGCGAGGATTTTCATCCGCAGTACGGCAGCGTATTGAGGACGAGGGGGATTGGTCTTATTCCTCCGAGTGGTGGAGGGCCGACTCCGACGGTCACACCGTTTTCCGTTCCATTTCCGACAAAGGAAACGGCCTCGTCTCCGTCGTCGCCTACCCTTCCTCTCAACCT AATGATGTGCACTGGCCTGAAATGGAGAGATGGTTACAGCGAAGGCAGTTAGAGGTACTTCCGGTATGTGAACGCGAGGGGCGTTTTAGGATACTCGGGTACCAATGGCGGGCGCTTCGTTTTAATGATGATACTCGCCAAAGCACTGTCAAAGTGATGGCTGCTTACCGGGAATCGGAGCCCGGTTCCGTGTGCCTAATGCAGCAGCCACATTGCCTGGCTGTTCCAT ACCTAAAGAGTATGCTATCAGCTGGGTTGGCTACCATAGCATCCTGTAGTTATGATATAATAGAAAAGGCGGTGCATGGGAAGAAAACCATGAACATCTTATGCATTGGTCATGGAGGGGGAAGCTTACCATTATTTTTGGCTAGTAAAATTAAAG GTGCTTTGATTCACGTGGTTGAAATTGACCCCCTTGTTATCTCAGCCTCAATCAAAGCTATGGGTTTTCCTGCTTTCTCAGTCATGACCCAATCAGGTCAGCGTGTCTTCTCCAAACCTAATGCCATTGATGAAGTTCTGTGGAAAGGCATCCATGAGAAGCTATACCTCTATGAATCAGATGCTGAGAATTTTGTCCTTGACAACAACAATCTATATGATATGATCTTCATTGATGCTTATGATGGTGACGACATCTTCCCTCGCAAGCTGTGGGACCCAAATTCCCCATTTCTAAAAGCTCTCAGTACTCAACTTCACCCGGAACATGGCACTGTTGTGGTGAACCTTCATTCAGATTCTGAACTTCTGAACCCCGATGGTTCTGTTCCATCTGTTCTTGAGCAAATTTTGCCAATGGGGAAATACGTTTCCAGAATCGCCAGAGCATACAAGGATGTACTGGTAGGAAATGGGAAAGAAGGTTCTGGTTTGGGTTTTACTGTTTCGGTTCCTTGGGTGTGCAATACATCTTTAGTTGTGTGCAGAGGTTTACAAAAGAGTGGTGGGCATCTTAACAGGGATTTTTTTATGAACACTATCATGTCAAAATCCCTTGAAGTGGAAAATCTTCTGGACTTACCTTTCTCATGCTTGCAGTATATAAAGAGAGGTTTAATGTTAGTTGATTGA
- the LOC122300637 gene encoding plasmodesmata-located protein 2-like — MGSLSKPFSLLLISLVLFTNLEPIPFAESASDNTALVYKGCAKQAFSDPTGVYSQSLSSLFGSLVSQSSKARFFKTTSGSGQATISGLFQCRGDLSNADCYNCVSKLPQMADSLCGKAIAARVQLYGCYILYEVSGFAQISGFQLLYKTCGATNVAGSGFEERRDAALQVLENGVVSGNGFYTTSFEAVYLLAQCEGDLGNTDCGECVKSAVQKAQVECGSSISGQIYLHKCFMSYDYYPNGVPRRSSSSSSSSSSSSYSSSSSEGSTGKTVAIILGGAAGVGFLVICLLFARNLMRKHDDF, encoded by the exons ATGGGTTCTCTCTCAAAACCCTTTTCCCTTTTACTTATCTCTCTGGTTTTGTTTACCAATCTTGAGCCTATCCCATTCGCTGAATCTGCTTCTGACAACACAGCCTTGGTCTACAAGGGCTGTGCAAAGCAGGCCTTTTCAGATCCAACTGGGGTTTACTCCCAGTCCCTCTCATCCCTCTTTGGTTCCCTGGTTTCGCAGTCCTCCAAGGCCAGGTTCTTCAAGACCACCTCTGGCAGTGGTCAAGCCACCATCTCTGGTCTCTTCCAATGCAGAGGGGACCTTAGCAATGCTGATTGCTACAATTGTGTGAGCAAACTTCCCCAAATGGCAGATAGTCTGTGTGGCAAAGCCATAGCCGCCAGAGTCCAGCTGTACGGCTGCTACATTCTCTATGAGGTTTCAGGGTTTGCTCAGATTTCAGGCTTCCAGCTGCTCTACAAGACCTGCGGGGCAACAAACGTGGCCGGAAGTGGGTTCGAGGAAAGGAGGGACGCTGCGTTACAGGTGCTGGAAAACGGCGTGGTTAGTGGCAACGGGTTCTACACTACTAGCTTCGAAGCCGTGTATTTGTTGGCTCAGTGTGAGGGGGATTTGGGGAACACAGATTGTGGGGAGTGTGTGAAGAGCGCTGTGCAGAAAGCTCAGGTTGAATGTGGGAGCTCTATATCGGGCCAAATCTATCTGCATAAATGCTTTATGAGCTATGATTACTATCCTAATGGGGTTCCAAGGagatcatcttcttcatcatcctcctcctcctcctcatcctattcttcctcttcttcag AGGGAAGTACAGGTAAGACAGTGGCGATAATATTGGGAGGAGCAGCAGGAGTGGGGTTTCTAGTAATTTGCCTACTTTTTGCCAGGAATTTGATGAGAAAACATGATG ATTTTTGA